Genomic DNA from Oncorhynchus tshawytscha isolate Ot180627B linkage group LG04, Otsh_v2.0, whole genome shotgun sequence:
aacacgggcaatagacattagacaggtggaaatctgttctttggtctgatgagtccaaatttgagggttttgtttccaaccgccgtgtctttgtgagacgtagaataggtgaatggatgatctctgcatgtgtagttcccatcgcgaagcatggagaaggtgtgatggggagggggtgctttgctggtgacactgtcagtgatttatttagaattcaaggcacacttaaccatcatggctaccacagcattctgcagcgatacgccatccaatctggtttgcgaatagtgggactatcatttgtttttcaacaggacaatgaccctccagtctgtgtaaggactatttgaccaagaaggagagtgatggagtgctgcatcagatgacctggcctccacaatcacccgacctcaacccaattgagatggtttgggatgaattggaccgcagagagaaggaaaagcagtcaacaagtgctcagcataagtgggaactccttcaagacagttggaaaataattcctcaagaagctggttgagagaatgccaagagtgtgcaaagctgtcatcaaggcaaagggtggctactttgaagaatctaaaatataacatatattttgattacatatgtgttatttcatagttttaatgtctccaatattattctacaatgtagaaaatagtaaaataaagaaaaacccttgaatgagtaggtgtatccaaacttttgactggtactgtatggtatatATTTATACATTGTATATATATTATCATTGTGATGTAATTATATAATGGTTTATGTGCTGTCAACATTTGATAGATTTTCAAAATCCAAAAAGTGTTGAGTATCTTACTCCATTATACAGCTGTTACATTTATCAGAACTGTATTTTTGACCTTTTATACATTTTGACAACCCTTGCTAAAATAACCGTATGTTGTCATAGAGTCACGTGTTTACTTTCAAAGCTACATAACACAGTATGTTACATAAAGCAGGTTGCTGTGTTGACAACAATTTTTAGTCTGCGTCGCGTtttatttttgccatggaaaatgtAACCGTGTGAATATTGTGATACAACTTCTTATTTACCCGTATGTAATGGATTGGATTGGTAACCTCACTCCTCAGTTTGAAATGTCTCTACCCGTGCCATCGAGTTGCTAGCTTTACGGTGGCGCAGCTGGCTAAGATGATGTCAAGAGGGCAGTCACGTGTGATTGCGAGACAGAGGATTCGGGCGGTCATATATGGAAGGAAGCAAAGCTGTTAAGCAGCACAGTGAGAAGTGCTTACCTGTAGCAGTTGTTGTGGAACTTGTTGTAAGAAGACAGTGTGATGAGGCCTCCCCAGGCTgctgacagagagaagaaaatCTGGGTGGCAGCATCCTTCCAAACCTAGAGTAACACACATTCACAATCACTtttagagacagagggatgggtggagaaatgtgtgtgtgtgtgtgtgtgagtctattTGTGTGCCTGCacgcacttacagttgaagtcggaagtttacatacacttaggttggagtcattaaaactagtttttaaaCCACtacacacaaatttcttgttaacaaactatagttttggcaagtcggttaggacatctactttgtgcataacacaatacatttttccaacaattgtttacagacagattatttaacttataattcactgtatcacaattccagtgggtcagaagtttacatacactaagttgactgtgcctttaaacaggttggaaaatttcagaaattATGTTAAATtaggagcttctgataggctaattgacatcatttgagtcaattggaggtgtacctgtggatgtatttcaaggcctaccttcaaactcagtgcttctttgcttgacatcatgggaaaatcaaaagaaatcagccaagacctcagaaaaaaattgtagacctccacaagtctggttcatccttgggagcaatttacaaacgcctgaaggtaccacgttcatctgtacaaacaatagtatgcaagtataaacaccatgggaccacgcagccatcaaaccgctcaggaaggagacgcattctgtcccctagagatgaacgcactttggtgcgaaaagagcaaatcaatctcagaacaacagcaaaggaccctgtgaagatgctggaggaaactggtacaaaagtatctatatccacagtaaaacaagtcctatatcgacataacctgaaaggccgctcagcaaggaagaagccactgctccaaaaccgccataaaaaagtcagactacagtttgcaactgcacgtggggacaaagagcatactttttggagaaatgtcctctggtctgatgaaacaaaaatagaactgtttggtcataatgaccatcgttatgtttggaggaaaaagggggaggcttgcaagctgaagaacaccatcccaaccgtgaagcacgggggtggcagcctcatgttgtgggggtgctttgatgcaggagggactggtggacttcacaaaatagatgacatcgtgaggatggaaaattatgtggatatattgaagcaagatctcaagacatcagtcaagaagttaaagctttgcctgcaaatgggtcttccaaatggacaatgaccccaagcatatttccaaagttgtggcaaaatggattaaggacaacaaagtgaaggtattggagtggccatcacaagccctgacctcaatcctacagaaaatgtgtgggcagaactgaaaaagcatgtgcaaacaagaaggcctacaaacctgactcagttacaccagctctgtcaggaggaatgggccaaaattcacccaacttattgagggaagcttgtgggagtcttcccaaaacgtttgacccaagttagacaatttaatggcaatgctaccaaatactaattgagtgtatgtaaacttctgacccactgggaatgtgatgaaagaaataaaagctgaaataaataattctctctactattattatgacatttcacattcttaaaataaagtggtgatcccaactggcctaagacagggtatttttaggatttttctaggattaaatgtcaggaattgtgaaaaactgagtttaaatgtatttgggtaaggtgtatgtaaacttccgacttcaactgtacatgtgtgtatgtataccttAGCATCATTGAGTTTCTCCCACTTGGGTGTGATGAAGTAGAGGATGCCGTCACCAGCCCCTGGGAGGGtcactcctctgaacaacagaaTGACCAGAACCACATAGGGGAACGTAGCTGTGAAATACACCACctcggagaggggagaggaagaacaAAACGAAGAGAGAGTTAGCAGGTTTTGTGATAAGTGCACTGATTCAACACTTTTAGTTCAAGAACAAACCGTCTAGAGGGCAACATTACATACAAATTCACAGAACTACAAACTTTATTTTATGGTTCTGGGATTTCACAGGGGGAAATTATTCAAATTCAAAGGAGGTACCACATGAGTAGAGAGTGAGAGATTTCTCTTACTTTCCCTGATGACTTGATTCCTTTAGCCAGGGAGAGGTAGACTATCAACCAGGCCAGCAACAGGCAGCCTGCGAGGGGCCAGCGGATGTCTCCAGGGTACTCTATCCCTTTGGAGATGTGCAAGACATTGTACCtatgggggacacacacacacacacaacacacacacacacacacacacaaacacacagagccagagagaaagagccagagagagagagagtcaaagagagagagagccagagagagagacagagagagagagagagagagaggggggcggggagagggagagagagagagggagagagacatcgagAAAGCCAGAGGGAATTATAAAACAGTTATTTCAGATCTGACATGTATTATTCCTTCATATCAATCAATAGCGGGAAACAATTGTGTCTATATAGCCCAATAACTGTGCCCTAATTATGTTAGAAAGGAAACCAACATTTACAGTATAGTATGAGAAATTACAAGTATCCTCAGCCAGCAGGCCAACTTCAAACATAGAACCTCTGTATCTCTGATGCaagttattatttttattacattttttaaaactatatTTTCATTTAATACTTTTTTAGTTGTTTGAGAGGAGAGCTTGCAAATATGCATTtactacactatatacactacactgtatcctgtgcatatgacaaataaacgttgatttgactTACTTGAAGTACTCCTCGCTGGGGCTGACGTAAGTTTTGTTATCCGGAAAGGTCATGTTAACCAGTTTGGTCAGGTTTCCAATGGCTTGAGCCGACAGACAGAACGAGCTGTTCTTTACAGAGGTGATGTTTTTATCATGGAGGATACACGTGTCTGTCACAACCAGAAACCAACACATGTCAAccaggatagacagacagacagacttacaTAGCCTGTAtcgaatcagattttaaaaatacaTCTCAACAGGAACAGACAGACCTCTTTACAATCTGGTTTTAAAAACTATCAACTTTCAGTTTTCTCAGGTGGTGGGTATAATGTAGAATAGATCCTTGCCCAGCACACTGGTTCATACACCAAAAACAGTGATCTCTGCCATGCTTTAGATATTACTGTTCTTTacatactgtacttgatacccaTTACAGGAAATGTCCTCTATTCTCAGATGAAAGCCATTCATCCACTGTATGGGTGAagcatgttttttaaaaatgtgtaatGGTTATTTTTCTTTTAACAGAACTTTAAAAACAAATTGTGCTTATTATGAAATAACCTTTTTCACAATATGTTTAAAGATTATATCAAATGTACACATAGAAACGTTCAGCATGTTTGACAGAGTAGATCTAGTTTCGCTTTGTTTGATGATCATAAGTTTGTTGTATTACCAATGAAAGCTACGGGTTGACACAGCATCAATGCTATTCaacgatacagagagagaccagggagacgACAGTTACTGTAACTCTTACTATGACCACGAGAGGGCAGTCTGGCGCGCACTGCGGCACTGCAGCAACTCCACTACTTGTAAATGTGTCAAGCAAGCAACTTTTGTGCTGAATTCACTGAAATGCAACAGACAAAAATGGCATTTTCTTAATCAAATTTCGTTTTTATCTGGGAGAAAATTATCCGGTCATACTGCGAGCCTTTCTTTTATCAAtttatcttcttttttttaatgaattgtaACCTAAAATCAATTACTCATAATTGCACAAATGCAAAAACTAATTTGTCTACTGAGCCTACACCGTAATCTTTAAAATACACCTTTTGTATAACTGCTTTTTGCTCATTATATAGATCAGACTAGAAtaaagactttttttttttaaatatcacacATTTGTAGCCTACACACAGTTGAAAAAAAAGAACTTGAGATCCACAGAATAAATATAAAAATCAATACAATAAACCTAGTAAGCAAAAGTAGCACTTTTGGATGTATATGAAACTAGAAAACAATGCTTCAAATAACCCGCCACTCTACACTATAGGGCAGGTTACAGGCAAGAGTCCTTAGCTAAGGGGTGCGTTGCGCATTGCGCAATGGTGAGGGGGGTGcttaggtgtatgtgtgtgtgcgcatgcatgagagtgtgtgtgcgttctgGCGCATTGTGGTCTTACCTAAGAGAAGCATGTCTTTGTCCTTACAGTCCAACGTGTTCCACTCGTTCTTACAGTTAGCCCATGGCAGTGAGCCCTTCAACGAAGCGAACAGGTAGTACAGTGTCCAGCACATAATAATGTTATAGTATATGGCTATCAAGACAGATATTATCAACATGGCAATCCCGCaacctaaaataaataaatgagacgAAATATGTAAATTACTCTTAAGCAGGCAGAGGAGCGTGATCAAAAGTAATTATATCATAATAAGTCGTTTTCATTTTTTTCTGAAGTTAGTGTATGTTACTAGTTTTAAATACGTTACTTTATGAGTTTGGATCGCAGCCTGTATATGCGCAGTTTACCTTGCAGAGCCGGGATGGCTTTCCACACGGACACGGGGCCCTGGCTGGCAAACTGACCCAGGGAAACCTCCAATAAAAAGATAGGGATCCCGGCGAGGCACAACATTATAAGGTAGGGGATCAAAAAAGCACCTATATACACAGGGAAACGGGGAAGAATTTCAAAGTAGCGCACAGGTACAAGTGAAAAGAGATTACTCAAACTTGGCTCACATGATTTTAAAAGAAGGCTATAACAGACTTAATTCGACTGCTTTTCTCATGGAATTAAAGAGATTATGCATGGCAGGTAATAATGAAATACATGTGACATATCTAAATGGGTTATACTTATTTGCTTCCCTTACATGTAGCTTAATTAGTTGTATAAGGTAGCTAGAATATAATAAAGCGTAGTGTAGACCAAACTAAATTGAAATGAAGATAGGCCTAgtaataataaaacaaatataaataatattttgttTACCGAAGTGATTATCAATCATAAAGCCTAAATAATTTAACTAAAATCCACGAAAAAGAGTAGGCTCTTAGACGCTGAAAAATAATGCTAGCTAGACGCTTTCTATAACTGTTTGGAAAACGTGTCTTAATAAAAAGTCGCCATTTCCTTTAGAGAAGAAAAGGCAGTCAAAAAGTTGAGTGAAAAATGTTTGGTTTTTTTCGACACTAATTTAAACTCCAATGATATAGCCTAGCAAGTGAATGAATTAAAGTGATGTATTTTCGTTTGATAATGTTGAAATACATTAAGCATACTGGCGTTCACACAATTGCAAAACAACAATAGAAATCATCCAGGATAAAATCACAATTAAGTCGACTTACTCCCATTTTGTTCCTCGAATTTAATTACATCGTCAATTTCGTTCATATCAATTATGCGTGATGTCAAACATATACATCTATCATTGTGGAGCAATGGAATATCcaattaaaataacattgatCAGTTTTGGAATCAGTGTTATTTCTTTTCCGCATTTAGGTGCTTTTGCATTTACAACTTTAGTGACATTTGCAGTGCGGGTACATTCTCAACTCAACATTCTCCTTACCTCCACCATTTTGGAAGGCAAGGTATGGAAACCTCCACACGTTTCCCAGTCCCACCGCATAGCCAACCATGGACAGGATGAAATCCAATTTATTAGTCCAGTTTCCCCTGGCCTTATTCTCATCTCCACTCTCGTCCTCGTCTTCCTCCTGGGAAAATCAGTGGATTTTAGTGCTAGGTTTCATGTACATATATGAAACATATAACCATATAGGACTTACATTTAGTATAGCCAATCATTAAAACGTCTCAGATCCCAAACCTCCTGCCTTACTGGGCGAAGGATTCGTTTCTTTAGTCGATCTATCAAATTAGCCACAACTATAGGCTATTTGCAACAGTCAGAACATACGAATACAACCCGCTTCAACACACATAATCATCTCGGGAACAACACTGTTTGATTGATGTGAGCATTTTAAAACATGACAGGACAAATTAATATGAATATTCATAAATACAGATAATTCCAATTTCCTTATTTCTGATTCCCCGCCAATAGGGGTAGAGGGAGAAAGGAACAAGCTTATCAATGGAACACTGTCAGGCTGGCGcgcggaggaagaggagaatgagaggagtggagagagaagaggagagtggcgAGGAATGCCCTCGCGGGGATTGTAACAATGGGCAGAATCCGCAGCCTTATGTAACCCATTACCAAGCGCTGTCATGGGTTTACCGAGACCAATCCCGAGAGAGCATGATGCGGGGTTtctatccctctttctatccATACCTGACACACGGAGCAGCGTAGTGCGGGGGATATACCATTACTGTAGGCTGATACACAAACAACCATCTTACAGTAGGCCTATTCCTTTATCTCACTGCAGTGGGAAGATTCCGTCCATTCAGCACTTTCACGACGCCGTTTTAGACCAACTTTTGTTGACAGAATTTAATCAAATAGGTAGCCTACTCTAGCCAAATGCAGAGAGTCAGAACATCGAAATAGATAGCCTACCTTTTCCGTTCTATATTTTGATCATTTGCCATAATAACAGGGAATTCTTCTCAACTATTATATTGGTGAATTCTAACCCTGATTCATAGACAATTGTAACCTCTGGTCACTGCATCTGGCCACTGCAAATGGAAACTCACTTGAATAGGCTATATAGCTCACATTCTCTCAAATCATCCCTCAGCAGCAGTCTCCAGTGCCGGACTATCTCAGAAGGAGTCCCATGGGACCGTAATTACAACTTCTCCTCAGCCGCAGTATGTCACCCCCACCTCGGCTTCCTTATCCGTGAAAGACCCGATAACACCACAGCCAATCCCCTATCCTAATAGGCAATACAGGTTGCGTGTCAGATAGATCACCACTCACTCCAAACCACGGTTCGTCTTGTAGTCCACCCCACCCCCTAAGCTCTCCTGACCCCGGTTGTTTGGACGATGCTCCCCGTAACGAAACAATTCGTTTGAGCCCACTTACCCACATCACCGCGCCGGGCTGAACAGACGTGTTGCCATCTGCGCCCAGAATGATGGTGGTCTGGCTCATGGTGGTCCAGTTGCCCGATGCATTGTTTTGATCCCCGGTGACCCTAAGCGGGTCCCCGGACTGGACAGGGATATCCCGGGCAGCTGAGAGAGCAGCCACGGATCCAGGCACCGGCAGAGCGGCGTTTTTAAACGTCCCATAGACTTTGACTTCTCCCGGTTCTCCTGGTTTATTTTCCGTGGGACAGAAAGTTTTGCTCTCGTTGGATTGTGCTGGCTGAGGGGCCGGGTATGCTGCGGACGTTTGGTTAAAGGCATTATCCGGTTTGTTTGCTGAAACTCCCTCCGGCTGGTGCAACGGGTTACAACCGGTAGGAGCATTGGCCGGCTGTTTGGCCATCTCTCTCTGCTCGGAGAAATCCTGCAACATGTCATTTACAGATGAAGCTCATCACACAAGACAAGGGGTAAAAAAATCATATAAAAGGCTATACAAACAGAAACACTTTAAGATGCATTTGCCAGCTCAGTGTTAGCACTAATAGGCTATGAATTGAGAATTCGATTATTTTAGCGTTAttattttcaaataaaaaatatgggCTAATCACCTACAATAAAAATGCAGCAGCGGTGGGTGTTTCTGCAGTATTTTAAAAGCCCTTTGTTGCATGTTTTGGCTCCGCAGCTCTGGGCTTCAGATCACGGTCTGCGGGGGTTTGCCTCTCCTGTTCGCTGTTACTGCGAGATTCTTTAATTTTACGCCCCATTTCCCCCATGTCATTCAGCTCCACACAGCCACTGATTTTTATGGGCAATAGACAAGCTGCCGGGCTCTTGACAGCTCCCCTCTCCCTGGCAGGCATGTATGATCACCGGCATCAGGCTACATCTCTGAGAGGACCCGGGCGTGCAGAAATACAAATTACTATCTCCGCATATATATCCTAACCAAGAGGAAACAAAGCAATGTAAGAGAGCGCGGGATTtctaaacacaaacatgctacaTGTAGGTTGAAGTAAAAACAAGGGGGGAAAAGAGATCGTTTCTGCGTCTTTTGTCTACCACCTTGCATATAGTCTATATCTGATTTCGTTTTTCTTCaaatgaaaacaaatacattcaaTAGAAATAGCCCTACTTGAATGGAAGAGATCGAACGAAACAAGTGTTTTTTTGATTGAACTGAATGCATATTTTGCTCAGAGATTGCCATGTGAATGCGAGTTGTGAAAagtttctgtgtgtggagcagCGCTATGCAGCTCGATTTCGGTACCATGGACAGCGCACAACTCGGCTGCTGAATTACAACCCATTATCCAGCATGCAGTTTGAATAAATGTAAATATTTCCACAAAACGAAGTAAAGCTGCTTCAACCATTTAGATTAATAAGATAACTTGTAAGACAAATGTAATGTAGaataaagaaaataaacaaaGTATGTAACATACTCACCATTTGTGAAGAGGCTTAAGACGTGCTGAAGCTGAAAGGCTGAAAAACAGCTGTAAAGAGAACTGGAAGATGTAGGAGTGGATTTGGCTGTGCTTAGTGCAAAGCTTTCTATACCCCAGTGGGAAATATTGGGTTTGCGTCAGTGCGGAGCAAGGTGCCCTTCGCTTGACATTTTCTTGATAATAAGAGTTTGATAAATCATTGGCCTTGGATTCTTATTTTTAAAGCTACACCGGGCGAAGACGCGCGGGAACGTGCGCATGTTGTTCACGCACATGCCGCTCAGTGTGTGCGTGCTTGGACTGATTCATTCACCAGCTGATTAATAATACACTTTTCTCGAGGGGATGTGTAAGTACACACGAGCTAGGGAGGATTTGCATGTAGGCCTAGATTACATTTTGGGGAATGAGAATGCATGCAGCACGTCAATTCGTGAGAGAACATGTACCATTTGTGGGAGAGACGATTACATTGATTGGGAAACTATTTCGTTAGATGGTTAATATGGTTTCTATTGTGTTGTAAGTATGCCTACTTTGCGTAAATGCTATTGAACATTTATTAAGAAAGTAATATGTTGAAAACACTGAAAACGTAACTTAACATCTAGTATCATATATTACTTATTTCGCCTATATTTC
This window encodes:
- the LOC112248957 gene encoding sodium- and chloride-dependent glycine transporter 2-like encodes the protein MDFSEQREMAKQPANAPTGCNPLHQPEGVSANKPDNAFNQTSAAYPAPQPAQSNESKTFCPTENKPGEPGEVKVYGTFKNAALPVPGSVAALSAARDIPVQSGDPLRVTGDQNNASGNWTTMSQTTIILGADGNTSVQPGAVMWEEDEDESGDENKARGNWTNKLDFILSMVGYAVGLGNVWRFPYLAFQNGGGAFLIPYLIMLCLAGIPIFLLEVSLGQFASQGPVSVWKAIPALQGCGIAMLIISVLIAIYYNIIMCWTLYYLFASLKGSLPWANCKNEWNTLDCKDKDMLLLDTCILHDKNITSVKNSSFCLSAQAIGNLTKLVNMTFPDNKTYVSPSEEYFKYNVLHISKGIEYPGDIRWPLAGCLLLAWLIVYLSLAKGIKSSGKVVYFTATFPYVVLVILLFRGVTLPGAGDGILYFITPKWEKLNDAKVWKDAATQIFFSLSAAWGGLITLSSYNKFHNNCYRDTIIVCIVNSATSIFAGFVIFSVIGFMAHELKVPIEKVADEGPGIAFVVYPEALTRLPLSPFWAIIFFLMLLTLGLDTMFATIETIVTSVSDEFPQYLRKNKPLFTLICCACFFFLGFPMVTENGMYMLQLVDTYAASYSLVIIAICELIGISYFYGLQRFCEDIEMMIGFQPNRFWRICWAFVTPTILTGILGLSLYQWKVMTYEDYTYPTWSMVMGWLMVLCSVIWIPIMFVIKMHLAPGSFTERLKLVCSPQPDWGPFLAKHRGERYKNMMDPHGSNSLGLKLPPKDFQLGAYQ